Proteins from a single region of Symphalangus syndactylus isolate Jambi chromosome 12, NHGRI_mSymSyn1-v2.1_pri, whole genome shotgun sequence:
- the LOC134734341 gene encoding immunoglobulin superfamily DCC subclass member 3-like isoform X9 gives MSSRGVTTRLSLEPGNTVAVQEHPLVLPCQVEGEPPVSISWQQDRLALANDSGATLMPDGSLHLAALPSHWSLPSCAHEYHCMAQNSYGRLVSRRARVQLASLSRFHQHPESAEVEQGGVARFQCLIQGVPEPSISWEHNGTALNIASHRVTLLPSSILHIASVSQADMGTYRCMAWNVASTRHSQDAQLTLSVGPPRLLQEPEILSGPQNLTLTVHQTAMLECIATGHPQPLVSWSCLDGRSISVEGIQVLGTGNLMISDVSVQHSDVYVCAANQPGSRVRRTAQGVLLMQAPPEFVQWPQSLSKPPGSSAIFTCVAQGIPEPCLVWLKNGKVLSPGDNIRLTHNNSTLMLAGVSVEDEAIYQCVAENSVGSNQASARLAVTGGREPPHPQAPACHGSLYFCHSSVLGAAPLQWGHHWLRAAPLACGRAIWPGAPRGRKQRHL, from the exons ATGAGTTCCCGTGGAGTCACCACGCGCCTTTCCTTG GAGCCGGGGAACACAGTGGCTGTGCAGGAGCACCCGCTGGTGCTGCCCTGCCAGGTGGAGGGTGAGCCGCCCGTGTCCATTTCCTGGCAGCAGGATAGGCTGGCCTTAGCCAATGACAGTGGTGCCACCCTGATGCCAGATGGCTCCCTGCACCTGGCCGCCCTGCCTTCCCACTGGAGCCTCCCTTCCTGTGCCCACGAGTACCACTGCATGGCCCAGAACAGCTACGGGCGGCTGGTGAGCCGACGGGCCCGGGTACAGCTGGCAA GTCTGTCCCGCTTCCACCAACATCCAGAATCTGCTGAGGTGGAGCAGGGTGGAGTTGCTCGCTTCCAGTGCCTGATCCAGGGGGTGCCTGAGCCATCCATTTCCTGGGAGCACAATGGCACAGCCCTGAATATTGCCAGCCACCG GGTCACACTGCTGCCTAGTAGCATCCTCCACATCGCCAGTGTGAGCCAGGCTGACATGGGAACCTACCGCTGCATGGCATGGAATGTGGCCAGTACCCGCCACAGCCAGGATGCCCAGCTGACCCTGAGTG TGGGACCCCCGAGGCTGCTGCAGGAGCCAGAGATCCTGTCTGGGCCTCAGAACCTGACCCTCACAGTGCACCAGACAGCAATGCTGGAGTGCATCGCCACCGGTCACCCTCAGCCGCTTGTCTCCTGGAGCTGCCTGG ATGGCCGCTCCATCAGCGTGGAGGGCATCCAAGTTCTGGGCACCGGGAATCTCATGATCTCCGACGTGTCAGTCCAGCACTCAGATGTCTATGTCTGCGCCGCCAATCAGCCAGGCTCCCGCGTCCGGCGCACAGCGCAGGGCGTCCTGCTCATGCAGG CTCCCCCTGAGTTTGTCCAGTGGCCACAGTCCTTGTCCAAGCCTCCGGGCAGCAGTGCCATCTTCACCTGTGTGGCCCAGGGCATCCCTGAGCCCTGTCTGGTCTGGCTGAAGAATGGGAAGGTGTTGagtcctggggataacatcaggCTGACTCACAACAATAG TACGCTGATGCTGGCAGGGGTTTCAGTTGAGGATGAGGCCATCTATCAATGCGTGGCAGAGAACAGCGTGGGCTCCAACCAGGCCAGTGCCCGCCTGGCCGTGACAGGGGGCCGAGAGCCACCCCATCCCCAGGCGCCTGCATGCCATGGCTCTCTCTACTTCTGCCATTCGAGTGTCCTGGGAGCCGCCCCCCTCCAGTGGGGACATCATTGGCTACGTGCTGCACCTCTGGCCTGTGGGAG AGCCATCTGGCCCGGAGCTCCAAGAGGCCGTAAGCAAAGGCACCTCTGA
- the LOC134734341 gene encoding immunoglobulin superfamily DCC subclass member 3-like isoform X8, translating to MSSRGVTTRLSLEPGNTVAVQEHPLVLPCQVEGEPPVSISWQQDRLALANDSGATLMPDGSLHLAALPSHWSLPSCAHEYHCMAQNSYGRLVSRRARVQLASLSRFHQHPESAEVEQGGVARFQCLIQGVPEPSISWEHNGTALNIASHRVTLLPSSILHIASVSQADMGTYRCMAWNVASTRHSQDAQLTLSVGPPRLLQEPEILSGPQNLTLTVHQTAMLECIATGHPQPLVSWSCLDGRSISVEGIQVLGTGNLMISDVSVQHSDVYVCAANQPGSRVRRTAQGVLLMQAPAALGFSTKVLNATSVQASWELPPQLGPIQGFKLFHRKLPAAHFEGPLLLASSVSSFLYTDLEPAALYEIKLQAFNGNGDGNSSARFVSLRDVPLATPDGTVSTESKTGCSCSQASSANRSPRNAGQCLRLPRTELGAVKARLRVEGSWGRRLNSPPRVMLVPVTRLQKGWALALHNSALCTRHSSSCN from the exons ATGAGTTCCCGTGGAGTCACCACGCGCCTTTCCTTG GAGCCGGGGAACACAGTGGCTGTGCAGGAGCACCCGCTGGTGCTGCCCTGCCAGGTGGAGGGTGAGCCGCCCGTGTCCATTTCCTGGCAGCAGGATAGGCTGGCCTTAGCCAATGACAGTGGTGCCACCCTGATGCCAGATGGCTCCCTGCACCTGGCCGCCCTGCCTTCCCACTGGAGCCTCCCTTCCTGTGCCCACGAGTACCACTGCATGGCCCAGAACAGCTACGGGCGGCTGGTGAGCCGACGGGCCCGGGTACAGCTGGCAA GTCTGTCCCGCTTCCACCAACATCCAGAATCTGCTGAGGTGGAGCAGGGTGGAGTTGCTCGCTTCCAGTGCCTGATCCAGGGGGTGCCTGAGCCATCCATTTCCTGGGAGCACAATGGCACAGCCCTGAATATTGCCAGCCACCG GGTCACACTGCTGCCTAGTAGCATCCTCCACATCGCCAGTGTGAGCCAGGCTGACATGGGAACCTACCGCTGCATGGCATGGAATGTGGCCAGTACCCGCCACAGCCAGGATGCCCAGCTGACCCTGAGTG TGGGACCCCCGAGGCTGCTGCAGGAGCCAGAGATCCTGTCTGGGCCTCAGAACCTGACCCTCACAGTGCACCAGACAGCAATGCTGGAGTGCATCGCCACCGGTCACCCTCAGCCGCTTGTCTCCTGGAGCTGCCTGG ATGGCCGCTCCATCAGCGTGGAGGGCATCCAAGTTCTGGGCACCGGGAATCTCATGATCTCCGACGTGTCAGTCCAGCACTCAGATGTCTATGTCTGCGCCGCCAATCAGCCAGGCTCCCGCGTCCGGCGCACAGCGCAGGGCGTCCTGCTCATGCAGG CCCCTGCTGCCCTGGGCTTCTCCACCAAAGTGCTCAATGCCACCTCTGTGCAGGCCTCCTGGGAGCTGCCACCCCAGCTGGGGCCCATCCAAGGCTTCAAACTCTTTCACCGCAAGCTGCCTGCTGCCCATTTTGAGGGGCCTCTGCTCCTGGCCAGCAGTGTCAGCTCCTTCCTCTACACAGACCTGG AACCGGCTGCCCTCTATGAGATCAAGCTGCAGGCGTTCAATGGCAATGGGGATGGAAATAGCAGTGCCCGCTTTGTCTCATTGCGTGATGTGCCCCTGGCCACTCCTG ATGGCACAGTGTCCACAGAGTCCAAGACTGGGTGCTCTTGCAGCCAGG CCTCCTCTGCAAACAGGAGTCCCAGGAATGCTGGGCAGTGCCTCCGACTGCCTCGGACAGAGCTGGGGGCCGTCAAGGCCAGACTCAGAGTGGAGGGAAGCTGGGGGAGAAGACTGAACTCACCACCCAG AGTAATGCTAGTACCAGTGACAAGACTCCAGAAAGGCTGGGCTTTGGCCCTCCACAATAGTGCCCTCTGCACAAGGCACAGCAGCAGCTGTAACTAA
- the LOC134734341 gene encoding immunoglobulin superfamily DCC subclass member 3-like isoform X6 produces MSSRGVTTRLSLEPGNTVAVQEHPLVLPCQVEGEPPVSISWQQDRLALANDSGATLMPDGSLHLAALPSHWSLPSCAHEYHCMAQNSYGRLVSRRARVQLASLSRFHQHPESAEVEQGGVARFQCLIQGVPEPSISWEHNGTALNIASHRVTLLPSSILHIASVSQADMGTYRCMAWNVASTRHSQDAQLTLSVGPPRLLQEPEILSGPQNLTLTVHQTAMLECIATGHPQPLVSWSCLDGRSISVEGIQVLGTGNLMISDVSVQHSDVYVCAANQPGSRVRRTAQGVLLMQAPAALGFSTKVLNATSVQASWELPPQLGPIQGFKLFHRKLPAAHFEGPLLLASSVSSFLYTDLEPAALYEIKLQAFNGNGDGNSSARFVSLRDVPLATPDGTVSTESKTGCSCSQGESSSLPGVVVGIHVGLAALIVCLLCLFLGWRHSLLCKQESQECWAVPPTASDRAGGRQGQTQSGGKLGEKTELTTQSNASTSDKTPERLGFGPPQ; encoded by the exons ATGAGTTCCCGTGGAGTCACCACGCGCCTTTCCTTG GAGCCGGGGAACACAGTGGCTGTGCAGGAGCACCCGCTGGTGCTGCCCTGCCAGGTGGAGGGTGAGCCGCCCGTGTCCATTTCCTGGCAGCAGGATAGGCTGGCCTTAGCCAATGACAGTGGTGCCACCCTGATGCCAGATGGCTCCCTGCACCTGGCCGCCCTGCCTTCCCACTGGAGCCTCCCTTCCTGTGCCCACGAGTACCACTGCATGGCCCAGAACAGCTACGGGCGGCTGGTGAGCCGACGGGCCCGGGTACAGCTGGCAA GTCTGTCCCGCTTCCACCAACATCCAGAATCTGCTGAGGTGGAGCAGGGTGGAGTTGCTCGCTTCCAGTGCCTGATCCAGGGGGTGCCTGAGCCATCCATTTCCTGGGAGCACAATGGCACAGCCCTGAATATTGCCAGCCACCG GGTCACACTGCTGCCTAGTAGCATCCTCCACATCGCCAGTGTGAGCCAGGCTGACATGGGAACCTACCGCTGCATGGCATGGAATGTGGCCAGTACCCGCCACAGCCAGGATGCCCAGCTGACCCTGAGTG TGGGACCCCCGAGGCTGCTGCAGGAGCCAGAGATCCTGTCTGGGCCTCAGAACCTGACCCTCACAGTGCACCAGACAGCAATGCTGGAGTGCATCGCCACCGGTCACCCTCAGCCGCTTGTCTCCTGGAGCTGCCTGG ATGGCCGCTCCATCAGCGTGGAGGGCATCCAAGTTCTGGGCACCGGGAATCTCATGATCTCCGACGTGTCAGTCCAGCACTCAGATGTCTATGTCTGCGCCGCCAATCAGCCAGGCTCCCGCGTCCGGCGCACAGCGCAGGGCGTCCTGCTCATGCAGG CCCCTGCTGCCCTGGGCTTCTCCACCAAAGTGCTCAATGCCACCTCTGTGCAGGCCTCCTGGGAGCTGCCACCCCAGCTGGGGCCCATCCAAGGCTTCAAACTCTTTCACCGCAAGCTGCCTGCTGCCCATTTTGAGGGGCCTCTGCTCCTGGCCAGCAGTGTCAGCTCCTTCCTCTACACAGACCTGG AACCGGCTGCCCTCTATGAGATCAAGCTGCAGGCGTTCAATGGCAATGGGGATGGAAATAGCAGTGCCCGCTTTGTCTCATTGCGTGATGTGCCCCTGGCCACTCCTG ATGGCACAGTGTCCACAGAGTCCAAGACTGGGTGCTCTTGCAGCCAGGGTGAGAGCAGCTCACTGCCTGGGGTTGTGGTGGGTATCCACGTGGGCCTGGCTGCCCTCATCGTTTgcctcctctgcctcttcctgggCTGGAGACATAG CCTCCTCTGCAAACAGGAGTCCCAGGAATGCTGGGCAGTGCCTCCGACTGCCTCGGACAGAGCTGGGGGCCGTCAAGGCCAGACTCAGAGTGGAGGGAAGCTGGGGGAGAAGACTGAACTCACCACCCAG AGTAATGCTAGTACCAGTGACAAGACTCCAGAAAGGCTGGGCTTTGGCCCTCCACAATAG
- the LOC134734341 gene encoding immunoglobulin superfamily DCC subclass member 3-like isoform X2 — protein sequence MSSRGVTTRLSLEPGNTVAVQEHPLVLPCQVEGEPPVSISWQQDRLALANDSGATLMPDGSLHLAALPSHWSLPSCAHEYHCMAQNSYGRLVSRRARVQLASLSRFHQHPESAEVEQGGVARFQCLIQGVPEPSISWEHNGTALNIASHRVTLLPSSILHIASVSQADMGTYRCMAWNVASTRHSQDAQLTLSVGPPRLLQEPEILSGPQNLTLTVHQTAMLECIATGHPQPLVSWSCLDGRSISVEGIQVLGTGNLMISDVSVQHSDVYVCAANQPGSRVRRTAQGVLLMQAPPEFVQWPQSLSKPPGSSAIFTCVAQGIPEPCLVWLKNGKVLSPGDNIRLTHNNSTLMLAGVSVEDEAIYQCVAENSVGSNQASARLAVTGGREPPHPQAPACHGSLYFCHSSVLGAAPLQWGHHWLRAAPLACGRPPGSCHPSWGPSKASNSFTASCLLPILRGLCSWPAVSAPSSTQTWNRLPSMRSSCRRSMAMGMEIAVPALSHCVMCPWPLLMAQCPQSPRLGALAARVRAAHCLGLWWVSTWAWLPSSFASSASSWAGDIASSANRSPRNAGQCLRLPRTELGAVKARLRVEGSWGRRLNSPPRVMLVPVTRLQKGWALALHNSALCTRHSSSCN from the exons ATGAGTTCCCGTGGAGTCACCACGCGCCTTTCCTTG GAGCCGGGGAACACAGTGGCTGTGCAGGAGCACCCGCTGGTGCTGCCCTGCCAGGTGGAGGGTGAGCCGCCCGTGTCCATTTCCTGGCAGCAGGATAGGCTGGCCTTAGCCAATGACAGTGGTGCCACCCTGATGCCAGATGGCTCCCTGCACCTGGCCGCCCTGCCTTCCCACTGGAGCCTCCCTTCCTGTGCCCACGAGTACCACTGCATGGCCCAGAACAGCTACGGGCGGCTGGTGAGCCGACGGGCCCGGGTACAGCTGGCAA GTCTGTCCCGCTTCCACCAACATCCAGAATCTGCTGAGGTGGAGCAGGGTGGAGTTGCTCGCTTCCAGTGCCTGATCCAGGGGGTGCCTGAGCCATCCATTTCCTGGGAGCACAATGGCACAGCCCTGAATATTGCCAGCCACCG GGTCACACTGCTGCCTAGTAGCATCCTCCACATCGCCAGTGTGAGCCAGGCTGACATGGGAACCTACCGCTGCATGGCATGGAATGTGGCCAGTACCCGCCACAGCCAGGATGCCCAGCTGACCCTGAGTG TGGGACCCCCGAGGCTGCTGCAGGAGCCAGAGATCCTGTCTGGGCCTCAGAACCTGACCCTCACAGTGCACCAGACAGCAATGCTGGAGTGCATCGCCACCGGTCACCCTCAGCCGCTTGTCTCCTGGAGCTGCCTGG ATGGCCGCTCCATCAGCGTGGAGGGCATCCAAGTTCTGGGCACCGGGAATCTCATGATCTCCGACGTGTCAGTCCAGCACTCAGATGTCTATGTCTGCGCCGCCAATCAGCCAGGCTCCCGCGTCCGGCGCACAGCGCAGGGCGTCCTGCTCATGCAGG CTCCCCCTGAGTTTGTCCAGTGGCCACAGTCCTTGTCCAAGCCTCCGGGCAGCAGTGCCATCTTCACCTGTGTGGCCCAGGGCATCCCTGAGCCCTGTCTGGTCTGGCTGAAGAATGGGAAGGTGTTGagtcctggggataacatcaggCTGACTCACAACAATAG TACGCTGATGCTGGCAGGGGTTTCAGTTGAGGATGAGGCCATCTATCAATGCGTGGCAGAGAACAGCGTGGGCTCCAACCAGGCCAGTGCCCGCCTGGCCGTGACAGGGGGCCGAGAGCCACCCCATCCCCAGGCGCCTGCATGCCATGGCTCTCTCTACTTCTGCCATTCGAGTGTCCTGGGAGCCGCCCCCCTCCAGTGGGGACATCATTGGCTACGTGCTGCACCTCTGGCCTGTGGGAG GCCTCCTGGGAGCTGCCACCCCAGCTGGGGCCCATCCAAGGCTTCAAACTCTTTCACCGCAAGCTGCCTGCTGCCCATTTTGAGGGGCCTCTGCTCCTGGCCAGCAGTGTCAGCTCCTTCCTCTACACAGACCTGG AACCGGCTGCCCTCTATGAGATCAAGCTGCAGGCGTTCAATGGCAATGGGGATGGAAATAGCAGTGCCCGCTTTGTCTCATTGCGTGATGTGCCCCTGGCCACTCCTG ATGGCACAGTGTCCACAGAGTCCAAGACTGGGTGCTCTTGCAGCCAGGGTGAGAGCAGCTCACTGCCTGGGGTTGTGGTGGGTATCCACGTGGGCCTGGCTGCCCTCATCGTTTgcctcctctgcctcttcctgggCTGGAGACATAG CCTCCTCTGCAAACAGGAGTCCCAGGAATGCTGGGCAGTGCCTCCGACTGCCTCGGACAGAGCTGGGGGCCGTCAAGGCCAGACTCAGAGTGGAGGGAAGCTGGGGGAGAAGACTGAACTCACCACCCAG AGTAATGCTAGTACCAGTGACAAGACTCCAGAAAGGCTGGGCTTTGGCCCTCCACAATAGTGCCCTCTGCACAAGGCACAGCAGCAGCTGTAACTAA
- the LOC134734341 gene encoding uncharacterized protein isoform X10 has product MLECIATGHPQPLVSWSCLDGRSISVEGIQVLGTGNLMISDVSVQHSDVYVCAANQPGSRVRRTAQGVLLMQAPPEFVQWPQSLSKPPGSSAIFTCVAQGIPEPCLVWLKNGKVLSPGDNIRLTHNNSTLMLAGVSVEDEAIYQCVAENSVGSNQASARLAVTGGREPPHPQAPACHGSLYFCHSSVLGAAPLQWGHHWLRAAPLACGRPPGSCHPSWGPSKASNSFTASCLLPILRGLCSWPAVSAPSSTQTWNRLPSMRSSCRRSMAMGMEIAVPALSHCVMCPWPLLMAQCPQSPRLGALAARVRAAHCLGLWWVSTWAWLPSSFASSASSWAGDIGKGQVRANVGNLPGRQSASLWHRAKESKRAPIYNQSILPMRRLRQKRGSQFFSELCGTRGRRPAMSQEERTGAPKAKNKGSRNELEPVPCHPAA; this is encoded by the exons ATGCTGGAGTGCATCGCCACCGGTCACCCTCAGCCGCTTGTCTCCTGGAGCTGCCTGG ATGGCCGCTCCATCAGCGTGGAGGGCATCCAAGTTCTGGGCACCGGGAATCTCATGATCTCCGACGTGTCAGTCCAGCACTCAGATGTCTATGTCTGCGCCGCCAATCAGCCAGGCTCCCGCGTCCGGCGCACAGCGCAGGGCGTCCTGCTCATGCAGG CTCCCCCTGAGTTTGTCCAGTGGCCACAGTCCTTGTCCAAGCCTCCGGGCAGCAGTGCCATCTTCACCTGTGTGGCCCAGGGCATCCCTGAGCCCTGTCTGGTCTGGCTGAAGAATGGGAAGGTGTTGagtcctggggataacatcaggCTGACTCACAACAATAG TACGCTGATGCTGGCAGGGGTTTCAGTTGAGGATGAGGCCATCTATCAATGCGTGGCAGAGAACAGCGTGGGCTCCAACCAGGCCAGTGCCCGCCTGGCCGTGACAGGGGGCCGAGAGCCACCCCATCCCCAGGCGCCTGCATGCCATGGCTCTCTCTACTTCTGCCATTCGAGTGTCCTGGGAGCCGCCCCCCTCCAGTGGGGACATCATTGGCTACGTGCTGCACCTCTGGCCTGTGGGAG GCCTCCTGGGAGCTGCCACCCCAGCTGGGGCCCATCCAAGGCTTCAAACTCTTTCACCGCAAGCTGCCTGCTGCCCATTTTGAGGGGCCTCTGCTCCTGGCCAGCAGTGTCAGCTCCTTCCTCTACACAGACCTGG AACCGGCTGCCCTCTATGAGATCAAGCTGCAGGCGTTCAATGGCAATGGGGATGGAAATAGCAGTGCCCGCTTTGTCTCATTGCGTGATGTGCCCCTGGCCACTCCTG ATGGCACAGTGTCCACAGAGTCCAAGACTGGGTGCTCTTGCAGCCAGGGTGAGAGCAGCTCACTGCCTGGGGTTGTGGTGGGTATCCACGTGGGCCTGGCTGCCCTCATCGTTTgcctcctctgcctcttcctgggCTGGAGACATAGGTAAGGGCCAGGTAAGGGCTAATGTGGGAAATCTGCCAGGGAGACAGTCTGCATCACTGTGGCACAGGGCCAAAGAGAGCAAAAGAGCCCCAATCTACAACCAATCAATTTTACCAATGAGGAGACTCAGGCAGAAGAGGGGAAGCCAATTCTTTTCAGAGCTGTGTGGTACCAGGGGCAGAAGGCCTGCCATGAGCCAGGAAGAGAGAACTGGGGCTCCCAAGGCAAAGAACAAGGGCAGCAGAAATGAGCTAGAGCCAGTTCCCTGCCATCCAGCAGCATGA